From Rutidosis leptorrhynchoides isolate AG116_Rl617_1_P2 chromosome 3, CSIRO_AGI_Rlap_v1, whole genome shotgun sequence, a single genomic window includes:
- the LOC139896912 gene encoding ACD11 homolog protein-like isoform X1 — MALLSYFRDRENVRIRKMNNEDAANKDGKKETPLSSIAQAFEEISDLINKNKKGNDNNNNNNNNDNEFVDLRLKPFCEACTLVSVLFGCLGMAFKFAEMEYTAKVRDLLEASKKFNTLSSVVDHDLKNKTVKSPGSHTRNLRRVRQGLDLIRELFQNFLSSENHTLKKAATTAYQQVCAPYHTWAVRTAVSAGMCTLPTRDQLLVNINETDKSAEKEMRRYIKASLDVIKTIDNLYISRGITLDW; from the exons ATGGCTCTCCTTTCATACTTCAGGGATCGAGAAAA TGTTAGGATTCGGAAGATGAATAATGAAGATGCTGCTAATAAAGATGGTAAAAAAGAAACCCCTCTTTCTTCGATCGCACAAGCGTTTGAGGAAATTTCGGATctgattaataaaaataaaaagggaaatgataacaataacaataataataataatgataatgaatttgTTGATTTGCGATTAAAGCCGTTTTGTGAAGCGTGTACTTTGGTATCTGTTCTATTTGGTTGTCTTGGTATGGCTTTCAAATTCGCCGAAATGGAATACACTGCCAAG GTACGAGATCTTCTTGAAGCATCGAAGAAATTTAACACTTTAAGTAGTGTAGTTGACCATGACTTAAAAAATAAGACGGTAAAATCACCCGGGAGCCATACTCGCAATCTTCGCAGGGTTAGGCAAGGTCTGGATCTCATAAGAGAGTTGTTTCAGAATTTTTTATCATCCGA GAACCATACACTTAAAAAAGCCGCTACAACAGCGTATCAACAAGTTTGTGCACCATACCACACATGGGCAGTCAGAACTGCAGTTTCTGCTGGAATGTGTACACTTCCTACACGGGATCAACTTTTGGTGAACATAAATGAAACGG ATAAATCAGCAGAGAAAGAAATGAGGAGGTACATAAAGGCATCACTTGATGTTATAAAAACCATCGATAATCTTTACATTTCGAGGGGGATTACGCTAGATTGGTGA
- the LOC139896912 gene encoding ACD11 homolog protein-like isoform X2: protein MALLSYFRDREKIRKMNNEDAANKDGKKETPLSSIAQAFEEISDLINKNKKGNDNNNNNNNNDNEFVDLRLKPFCEACTLVSVLFGCLGMAFKFAEMEYTAKVRDLLEASKKFNTLSSVVDHDLKNKTVKSPGSHTRNLRRVRQGLDLIRELFQNFLSSENHTLKKAATTAYQQVCAPYHTWAVRTAVSAGMCTLPTRDQLLVNINETDKSAEKEMRRYIKASLDVIKTIDNLYISRGITLDW from the exons ATGGCTCTCCTTTCATACTTCAGGGATCGAGAAAA GATTCGGAAGATGAATAATGAAGATGCTGCTAATAAAGATGGTAAAAAAGAAACCCCTCTTTCTTCGATCGCACAAGCGTTTGAGGAAATTTCGGATctgattaataaaaataaaaagggaaatgataacaataacaataataataataatgataatgaatttgTTGATTTGCGATTAAAGCCGTTTTGTGAAGCGTGTACTTTGGTATCTGTTCTATTTGGTTGTCTTGGTATGGCTTTCAAATTCGCCGAAATGGAATACACTGCCAAG GTACGAGATCTTCTTGAAGCATCGAAGAAATTTAACACTTTAAGTAGTGTAGTTGACCATGACTTAAAAAATAAGACGGTAAAATCACCCGGGAGCCATACTCGCAATCTTCGCAGGGTTAGGCAAGGTCTGGATCTCATAAGAGAGTTGTTTCAGAATTTTTTATCATCCGA GAACCATACACTTAAAAAAGCCGCTACAACAGCGTATCAACAAGTTTGTGCACCATACCACACATGGGCAGTCAGAACTGCAGTTTCTGCTGGAATGTGTACACTTCCTACACGGGATCAACTTTTGGTGAACATAAATGAAACGG ATAAATCAGCAGAGAAAGAAATGAGGAGGTACATAAAGGCATCACTTGATGTTATAAAAACCATCGATAATCTTTACATTTCGAGGGGGATTACGCTAGATTGGTGA